The Prinia subflava isolate CZ2003 ecotype Zambia chromosome 5, Cam_Psub_1.2, whole genome shotgun sequence genome window below encodes:
- the TNNT3 gene encoding troponin T, fast skeletal muscle: MTTAEEAHEEEEKPRIKLTAPKIPEGEKVDFDDIQKKRQNKDLIELQALIDSHFEARRKEEEELVALKERIEKRRAERAEQQRIRAEKEKERQARLAEEKARREEEDAKRKAEDDLKKKKALSSMGATYSSYLAKADQKRGKKQTARETKKKVLAERRKPLNIDHLNEDKLRDKAKELWDWLYQLETEKYDFTEQIKRKKYEIVTLRNRIDQAQKHSKKAGAKGKVGGRWK, translated from the exons ATGACAACAGCAGAGGAAGCTCATGAGGAAG AGGAGAAGCCCAGAATAAA ACTAACTGCTCCTAAAATACCAGAGGGTGAGAAAGTAGATTTTGAT GACATccaaaagaaaaggcagaacaaAGACCTGATTGAACTGCAGGCCTTGATTGACAGCCACTTTGAAgccagaagaaaggaagaggaagaactGGTTGCCCTCAAGGAGAGGATT gagaaGCGCAGAGCtgaaagagcagagcagcagagaatccgggctgagaaggagaaggagcgTCAGGCAAGGCTTGCG gaggaaaaggcacggagagaggaagaagatgccaagagaaaagctgaggatgatctgaagaagaagaaggcTCTGTCCTCCATGGGTGCAACATACAGCAGTTATCTGGCTAAG GCTGAccagaagagaggaaagaagcaAACAGCTAGAGAGACGAAGAAGAAGGTCCTGGCAGAGAGGCGCAAGCCCCTGAACATTGACCACCTTAATGAAGACAAGCTGAG GGACAAAGCTAAGGAGCTGTGGGACTGGTTATATCAGCTGGAGACTGAAAAGTATGACTTTACAGAGCagattaagaggaaaaaatatgag ATTGTCACCCTCAGAAACCGGATTGATCAGGCCCAGAAGCA CAGCAAGAAGGCAGGAGCCAAGGGCAAGGTTGGTGGGCGCTGGAAGTAA